In Lotus japonicus ecotype B-129 chromosome 5, LjGifu_v1.2, one genomic interval encodes:
- the LOC130720260 gene encoding glycine-rich RNA-binding protein 1-like: protein MEILRNFPVFCLILALVIVGVRGEEELKNVTAHDGQGNVTLVTLSHKNEETKGKLNDSSSNGVLFNTSKGDWYSKGGGGGGGGSFRWGWGGGGGGGGGGGRGGGGGGWGWGGGGGGGWKWGCRGEPRHGVKRKHRVRGMKHHHHSSKEEYRIGEFAQCMARTRCIGMRLDCPLHCGGPCFYDCFHMCKAHCRRPTLK, encoded by the coding sequence ATGGAGATCTTGAGAAATTTCCCTGTTTTCTGCTTAATCCTTGCTTTGGTAATTGTTGGTGTTCGAGGTGAAGAAGAGCTGAAAAATGTCACTGCTCATGACGGTCAAGGCAATGTTACTTTGGTAACTCTCTCTCATAagaatgaagaaacaaaaggaaaactTAATGACAGTTCTTCCAATGGAGTTTTGTTCAACACAAGCAAAGGTGATTGGTATTctaaaggaggaggaggaggaggagggggaagCTTTAGATGGGGAtggggtggtggtggaggaggagggggtggtggtggtagaggtGGAGGTGGCGGTGGATGGGGATGGGGAGGAGGAGGGGGTGGTGGGTGGAAATGGGGGTGTAGAGGAGAACCAAGACATGGTGTGAAAAGGAAGCATAGAGTGAGGGGAATGAAGCACCATCATCATTCATCTAAGGAGGAGTATAGGATTGGGGAATTTGCACAATGCATGGCAAGAACAAGGTGCATTGGCATGAGATTGGATTGTCCTCTTCACTGTGGTGGTCCTTGTTTCTATGACTGCTTCCATATGTGCAAAGCTCATTGTCGCCGGCCAACCCTGAAATGA